A section of the Amycolatopsis sp. AA4 genome encodes:
- a CDS encoding branched-chain amino acid ABC transporter permease: MTTTTTPPAAPAKARRRPVSDWWNRLSRVQQWGVLIPLVALVYLLPVLNPPLITTQPGYDFPIAMFEVARYALVAIGLNIVVGQAGLLDLGYVGFFAIGAYVMALFTSPDSSLAKLPFLVVLPIAMVVTMIFGVILGTPTLRLRGDYLAIVTLGFGEIVRLLADNIDPLRGNRGFQGVGHPPGTKADGNPLFNNTDGIPWYWLCVTIIIVILFVVGNLERSRVGRAWVAIRDDEDAAEIMGVPTFKFKIWAFVGGAAVGGLSGALYAGQLGFVNNQKFDVVTSMLFLAAVILGGAGNKVGVLLGAIVVAYVPLRFQAIAEYKYLIFGLALIILMIFRPQGLLGARQRLLAYGRQAYQRLLGKGEQVSSDGSLVTDNPGEKA; this comes from the coding sequence ATGACGACGACTACGACGCCGCCCGCCGCTCCGGCGAAGGCGCGCCGCCGTCCCGTTTCGGACTGGTGGAACCGGCTGTCCCGCGTCCAGCAGTGGGGCGTGCTGATCCCGCTGGTGGCGCTGGTCTACCTGCTGCCGGTGCTGAACCCGCCGCTGATCACCACGCAGCCCGGGTACGACTTCCCGATCGCGATGTTCGAGGTGGCCCGCTACGCGCTGGTCGCCATCGGGCTCAACATCGTGGTCGGCCAAGCGGGTCTGCTCGACCTCGGCTACGTCGGGTTCTTCGCGATCGGCGCGTACGTGATGGCGCTCTTCACGAGCCCGGACTCGTCGCTGGCGAAGCTGCCGTTCCTCGTCGTGCTGCCGATCGCGATGGTGGTCACGATGATCTTCGGGGTCATCCTCGGGACGCCGACGCTGCGGTTGCGCGGCGACTACCTGGCGATCGTCACGCTCGGCTTCGGCGAGATCGTCCGCCTGCTCGCGGACAACATCGACCCGCTGCGCGGCAACCGCGGTTTCCAGGGCGTCGGGCATCCGCCGGGCACGAAGGCGGACGGCAACCCGCTTTTCAACAACACCGACGGCATCCCGTGGTACTGGCTCTGCGTCACGATCATCATCGTGATCCTGTTCGTGGTCGGGAACCTGGAGCGCAGCCGCGTCGGCCGCGCGTGGGTCGCGATCCGCGACGACGAGGACGCGGCCGAGATCATGGGCGTGCCGACGTTCAAGTTCAAGATCTGGGCGTTCGTCGGCGGCGCCGCGGTCGGCGGCCTCTCCGGCGCGCTGTACGCGGGGCAATTGGGCTTCGTGAACAACCAGAAGTTCGACGTGGTCACGTCGATGCTGTTCCTGGCCGCGGTGATTCTCGGCGGCGCGGGCAACAAGGTCGGCGTGCTGCTGGGCGCGATCGTGGTGGCGTACGTGCCGCTGCGGTTCCAGGCGATCGCGGAGTACAAGTACCTGATCTTCGGCCTGGCGCTGATCATCCTGATGATCTTTCGCCCGCAGGGCCTGCTGGGCGCCCGGCAGCGGCTGCTCGCCTATGGCAGGCAGGCGTACCAGCGGCTGCTCGGCAAGGGCGAGCAGGTCAGCAGCGACGGTTCGCTGGTCACCGACAACCCGGGGGAGAAGGCATGA
- a CDS encoding branched-chain amino acid ABC transporter permease, protein MTPDLSSLVLAQGGGSWITFDVNSFLNQFWDNTIDGLSYGSIYALVALGYTLVYGVLKLINFAHSEVFIYGAFATWFTFYGLGFRPGATPDLPIFELIGFLLLALIASMAVSGGTAVVLERVAYRPLRKRKAPRLVFLITAIGASFVLQQILFIWRGGNPENSIRLLRNDEVFTIFGGSVTIVTIITVVASILLMIGTDMFVNRTKFGRGIRAVAQDPDTATLMGVNKERVITLTFLIGGLLAGAAALFYMMKIPQGASYQGGFILGIKAFTAAVLGGIGNLRGALLGGLLLGVVENYGQSLFGGAWRDVVAFALLVLILMFRPTGILGESLGKARV, encoded by the coding sequence ATGACCCCTGACCTCAGTTCGCTCGTCCTCGCGCAGGGCGGCGGCAGCTGGATCACCTTCGACGTGAATTCGTTCCTGAACCAGTTCTGGGACAACACGATCGACGGTCTTTCCTACGGCAGCATCTACGCGCTCGTGGCGCTGGGCTACACCCTCGTCTACGGCGTGCTCAAACTCATCAACTTCGCCCACTCCGAGGTGTTCATCTACGGCGCCTTCGCGACGTGGTTCACCTTCTACGGCTTGGGTTTCCGTCCCGGCGCGACGCCTGACCTGCCGATCTTCGAGCTGATCGGCTTCCTGCTGCTCGCGCTCATCGCGTCGATGGCGGTCTCCGGCGGGACCGCGGTCGTGCTGGAGCGCGTCGCCTACCGGCCATTGCGGAAACGCAAAGCGCCCCGGCTGGTCTTCCTGATCACCGCCATCGGCGCCTCGTTCGTGCTGCAGCAGATCCTGTTCATCTGGCGCGGCGGCAACCCGGAGAACAGCATCCGCTTGCTGCGCAACGACGAGGTGTTCACGATCTTCGGCGGCAGCGTCACGATCGTCACCATCATCACCGTGGTGGCGTCGATCCTGCTGATGATCGGCACGGACATGTTCGTCAACCGGACCAAGTTCGGCCGCGGCATCCGCGCGGTGGCGCAGGATCCGGACACCGCGACGCTGATGGGCGTCAACAAGGAACGCGTCATCACGCTGACGTTCCTCATCGGCGGCCTGCTGGCCGGCGCGGCGGCGCTGTTCTACATGATGAAGATCCCGCAGGGCGCCTCGTACCAGGGCGGCTTCATCCTCGGGATCAAGGCGTTCACCGCCGCGGTGCTCGGCGGCATCGGCAACCTGCGCGGCGCGCTGCTCGGCGGCCTGCTGCTCGGGGTCGTGGAGAACTACGGGCAGTCGCTGTTCGGCGGCGCGTGGCGCGACGTCGTCGCGTTCGCCCTGCTGGTGCTGATCCTGATGTTCCGCCCGACCGGCATTCTCGGCGAATCGCTCGGAAAGGCACGGGTATGA
- a CDS encoding branched-chain amino acid ABC transporter substrate-binding protein: MLAAAGVISLGACSARTGGDSGGDSGAPQAAAPSAAANAADPAGDGKAQCAPTSIAYAGTINGANAALGQNILKGAKLAVDQHNKANPGCQVKLAEFDTEGTPDKAPGIVTQIVNTPGIIGVIGLPFSGESKAAGNIFNSAGLVAVTPSATNPSLAQNGWKTFFRALGNDNAQGPAAAKFITGELKANKVCVIEDDSEYGTGLAASTIKALGDKASCQDKVKTKQTDFSAVVNKIKGEKPDAIFYSGYYQEAAPFAQQLNDAGVKAKFVGPDGVKDDLFVKGAGDAAANAYFTCPCVPADQFTKFTDAYKAATGVDPGTYSPEAYDVATILLKGIDAGKKDRAGLLDFVKTYDGQGITKHFKWDDHGELSATTVWTYKVENGKIVRNTEIK; the protein is encoded by the coding sequence GTGCTGGCCGCGGCGGGAGTCATCTCCCTGGGCGCCTGCTCGGCGCGGACCGGCGGTGACTCGGGTGGCGACAGCGGCGCGCCGCAGGCCGCGGCCCCGTCGGCGGCGGCGAACGCGGCGGACCCGGCGGGAGACGGCAAGGCGCAGTGCGCGCCGACCTCGATCGCCTACGCCGGCACGATCAACGGCGCGAACGCGGCCCTGGGGCAGAACATCCTCAAGGGCGCGAAGCTGGCGGTCGACCAGCACAACAAGGCGAACCCGGGCTGCCAGGTCAAGCTCGCGGAGTTCGACACCGAGGGCACCCCGGACAAGGCGCCGGGCATCGTGACCCAGATCGTCAACACCCCGGGCATCATCGGCGTCATCGGCCTCCCGTTCTCGGGCGAGTCGAAGGCCGCGGGCAACATCTTCAACTCCGCGGGCCTCGTCGCCGTGACCCCGTCGGCGACCAACCCGTCGCTCGCCCAGAACGGCTGGAAGACCTTCTTCCGCGCACTGGGCAACGACAACGCGCAGGGCCCGGCCGCCGCGAAGTTCATCACCGGCGAGCTCAAGGCGAACAAGGTCTGCGTGATCGAGGACGACTCCGAGTACGGCACCGGCCTCGCCGCCTCGACGATCAAGGCCCTCGGCGACAAGGCGAGCTGCCAGGACAAGGTCAAGACGAAGCAGACCGACTTCTCCGCGGTGGTCAACAAGATCAAGGGCGAGAAGCCGGACGCGATCTTCTACTCGGGCTACTACCAGGAAGCCGCTCCGTTCGCGCAGCAGCTGAACGACGCGGGCGTCAAGGCGAAGTTCGTCGGCCCGGACGGCGTGAAGGACGACCTGTTCGTCAAGGGCGCCGGCGACGCCGCGGCCAACGCGTACTTCACCTGCCCCTGTGTCCCGGCTGACCAGTTCACCAAGTTCACCGACGCCTACAAGGCGGCGACCGGCGTCGACCCGGGCACCTACTCGCCCGAGGCCTACGACGTCGCGACGATCCTGCTGAAGGGCATCGACGCGGGCAAGAAGGACCGCGCCGGGCTGCTGGACTTCGTGAAGACCTACGACGGCCAGGGCATCACGAAGCACTTCAAGTGGGACGACCACGGCGAGCTGTCCGCGACCACCGTGTGGACCTACAAGGTGGAGAACGGGAAGATCGTCCGCAACACCGAGATCAAGTAG
- a CDS encoding ANTAR domain-containing response regulator has translation MTEQAAESNGAAAGVPQRRVLVAEDEALIRLDLVEMLREEGYEVVGEAGDGEEAIALATDLKPDLVILDVKMPKLDGIEAAARITGDRIAPVVILTAFSQRDLVERARDAGTMAYLVKPFAKRDLVPAIELAVSRFSELQALEAEVAGLTDRLETRKVIDRAKGLLMSRQGLTEPDAFRWIQRTAMDRRTTMKAVAEAVVESIG, from the coding sequence GTGACCGAACAGGCTGCCGAGTCGAACGGCGCCGCCGCCGGCGTGCCGCAGCGACGGGTGCTCGTCGCGGAAGACGAGGCGCTCATCCGGCTCGACCTGGTGGAAATGCTGCGCGAAGAGGGCTACGAGGTCGTCGGCGAGGCCGGCGACGGCGAGGAGGCCATCGCGCTGGCCACCGACCTCAAGCCGGACCTCGTGATCCTCGACGTCAAGATGCCCAAGCTCGACGGCATCGAGGCGGCCGCGCGCATCACCGGCGACCGGATCGCGCCGGTCGTCATTCTCACCGCGTTCAGCCAGCGCGACCTCGTCGAACGGGCCCGCGACGCGGGCACCATGGCGTACCTGGTGAAACCGTTCGCCAAACGCGACCTCGTGCCCGCCATCGAGCTGGCCGTCAGCCGGTTCTCCGAGCTGCAGGCCCTCGAGGCCGAGGTCGCCGGGCTCACCGACCGGCTCGAGACCCGCAAGGTCATCGACCGGGCGAAGGGCCTGCTGATGAGCCGCCAGGGGCTCACCGAACCGGACGCGTTCCGCTGGATCCAGCGCACCGCGATGGACCGGCGCACCACGATGAAGGCCGTCGCCGAGGCGGTCGTGGAAAGCATCGGCTGA
- a CDS encoding transposase, with protein sequence MPENVLYHELLHAARFGVGVALGSTGKVHAAASCLAATWALAKVALRYDDLAVSKDPDQRLEEWAVSATPELYQLDERGEREAQQVVRLSDLRDLAAEADPASSEVAAWDQSSYLAPLLVGNTFEGDAAQMRLGYDDQPPVGARCSTMMPPRPQPVSAPSCARTCATTETLPTCIRSPRLTTRRGPTPPSSRGTIGVSPARPGPTSGRPFPSTRWCTFVRQPPRERPIVPFLDYDIEIRRMTCSTNAIESLDARCPAGGPRTRTFPAEQAAMECLYLVTRSLQPGRGRPRPVDDALQNQ encoded by the coding sequence ATGCCCGAGAACGTCCTGTACCACGAGCTCCTGCACGCCGCCAGGTTCGGCGTCGGGGTGGCCTTGGGCTCCACGGGGAAAGTCCATGCCGCAGCGTCCTGCCTGGCGGCGACTTGGGCGCTGGCCAAGGTTGCGTTGCGCTATGACGACCTGGCTGTGTCCAAGGATCCGGATCAGCGGCTGGAGGAGTGGGCGGTCTCCGCGACTCCGGAGCTTTACCAGCTCGACGAGCGGGGCGAGCGCGAGGCGCAGCAGGTGGTGCGACTGAGTGATCTGCGGGACCTGGCCGCCGAAGCAGACCCGGCATCCTCCGAGGTCGCCGCATGGGACCAGAGCAGCTACCTCGCGCCCCTGCTCGTGGGCAACACCTTCGAAGGAGACGCCGCACAGATGCGCCTGGGCTACGATGACCAGCCCCCCGTCGGAGCCCGCTGCTCAACGATGATGCCGCCGCGACCGCAGCCGGTGTCCGCACCGAGCTGCGCACGCACCTGCGCGACCACGGAAACCCTGCCGACCTGCATCAGATCGCCGCGGTTGACGACCCGGCGCGGTCCGACACCACCAAGTTCGCGCGGGACCATCGGCGTGTCACCGGCCAGGCCGGGACCGACCAGCGGCCGGCCGTTTCCGTCGACAAGGTGGTGCACTTTTGTGCGCCAGCCGCCACGGGAACGGCCGATCGTGCCGTTCCTCGACTACGACATCGAGATCAGGCGCATGACCTGCTCCACCAATGCGATCGAATCACTGGACGCCCGCTGCCCGGCGGGCGGTCCGCGCACGAGGACTTTCCCGGCTGAGCAGGCCGCAATGGAGTGCCTGTACCTGGTGACCCGAAGCCTGCAACCCGGGCGCGGCCGGCCGCGCCCGGTGGACGATGCGCTGCAAAACCAGTGA
- a CDS encoding NF041680 family putative transposase produces the protein MVSVHDVDRGRALGDLDRFRQEFYGCLAARADGLFELADAVLCTEGPVRSLVGLSLAPEHRRGHGGLYDAINNGRIDCDRLRTALSGLPLPRAADGRLVLAADVSPWLRPDGATCPDRSFCHTYGRGKDEHRMIPGWPYSVVAALETGRTSWTAVLDAIRLLPGADVAAVTTGQIRDVVERLIAAGQWHEGDPEILVVLDAGYDAPRIAHLLADLPVQILGRMRSDRVLRRPVPPRVPGANGRPPRHGGEFVFGDPATWGVEHAVTSTGTRLYGTATAQAWNRLHPRLTSRAAWTGHDGPLPVIEGTVIRLRVERLPSGGVNKPVWLWFSGVDATPAEVDRCWHMFLRRFDIEHTFRLLKQTLGRTRPRLRNPEAADRWTWLLIAVHAQLRLARSLVADLRRPWERPAEPARLTPARVRRGFRNIRTKTARPAAAPKPSRPGPGRPAGSKNSVAAQRFDVGRVLATGQAHTRPAHHKKGTKPRRTT, from the coding sequence GTGGTCAGTGTGCATGATGTCGATCGGGGCCGGGCGCTCGGGGACCTGGACCGGTTCCGGCAGGAGTTCTACGGCTGCCTGGCCGCGCGGGCGGATGGGTTGTTCGAGCTGGCGGACGCGGTGTTGTGCACCGAGGGGCCGGTCCGGTCGTTGGTCGGGTTGTCCCTGGCGCCGGAGCACCGGCGCGGTCACGGCGGCTTGTACGACGCGATCAACAACGGCCGAATCGACTGCGACCGGCTGCGGACGGCGCTGTCCGGGCTGCCGCTTCCCCGCGCCGCCGACGGCCGGCTGGTGCTGGCGGCGGACGTCTCGCCATGGCTGCGGCCCGACGGCGCGACCTGCCCGGACCGATCGTTCTGCCACACCTACGGGCGGGGCAAGGACGAGCACCGGATGATTCCTGGCTGGCCGTATTCCGTCGTCGCGGCCCTGGAGACCGGCCGGACCTCGTGGACGGCGGTGCTCGACGCGATCCGGCTGCTGCCCGGAGCGGATGTCGCCGCGGTGACCACCGGGCAGATCCGCGACGTGGTGGAACGGCTGATCGCCGCGGGCCAGTGGCACGAGGGCGATCCGGAGATCCTGGTGGTCCTGGACGCGGGCTACGACGCGCCGCGCATCGCGCACCTGCTCGCTGATCTGCCGGTGCAGATCCTCGGGCGGATGCGCTCGGACCGCGTGCTGCGCCGGCCTGTCCCGCCCCGGGTTCCCGGCGCCAACGGCCGGCCGCCCAGGCACGGCGGCGAGTTCGTGTTCGGCGATCCCGCGACCTGGGGTGTTGAACACGCAGTGACCAGCACCGGCACCCGCCTCTACGGGACAGCGACCGCGCAGGCCTGGAACCGGTTGCACCCCAGGCTGACCAGCAGAGCCGCCTGGACCGGCCACGACGGGCCGTTGCCGGTTATCGAGGGCACCGTCATCCGGCTGAGGGTCGAGCGCCTGCCCAGCGGCGGGGTGAACAAACCGGTCTGGCTGTGGTTCTCCGGCGTCGACGCCACTCCCGCCGAGGTCGACCGCTGCTGGCACATGTTCCTGCGCCGCTTCGACATCGAGCACACCTTTCGCCTGCTGAAGCAGACGCTTGGCCGGACACGGCCCCGGCTGCGCAACCCGGAAGCCGCCGACCGCTGGACCTGGCTGCTGATCGCTGTCCACGCCCAGCTCCGGCTGGCCCGTTCCCTGGTCGCCGACCTTCGTCGTCCCTGGGAACGCCCCGCCGAACCCGCCAGGCTGACCCCGGCCCGGGTCCGGCGCGGGTTCCGCAACATCCGCACGAAGACGGCACGTCCAGCGGCGGCACCGAAACCCAGCCGGCCGGGACCAGGACGTCCCGCCGGGTCGAAAAACTCCGTTGCCGCGCAACGCTTCGACGTCGGACGCGTCCTGGCAACCGGCCAGGCGCACACCCGACCAGCCCACCACAAGAAAGGCACCAAACCCCGCCGCACCACTTAA
- a CDS encoding diguanylate cyclase has protein sequence MWRFPRSALAWLLFTDAWVLVWACWSASRSPVGWRDLLSFGVLGACAAVHVACTAATEERSFGRQPRGHVDQTSIWIFTGGLTLPVPLLVALVALVRFQRYRIARKAPYRFIFSSAGILASALTVHAISEATPLRSWLTGQRALPHAVLDIVVLLGGVAAAVASYFLVQAVIVGMANGLTDSAEARARARRPSPSSAPQVPAPVWTLENLFGDRASNVFILVTLAVAVGASLAHAVSPFFVIAFVPVAVRFTRTEQNLKSAHSKAHHDPLTGLPNRAGFDPAAELELLAGARSGRPTALLFLDIDHFKSWNEELGHLGGDQVLQTVARVIESQIRAGDMAARWGGEEFAILLPAAGRAEAQTVAERIRCAFATLRLVVTKPAGGEEVLINPEKLDGHGLTCSIGIALSPEHGIGLKALEDVASQTMRAAKQRGRNRVEITPAPSGPARISGEVAAG, from the coding sequence ATGTGGCGGTTTCCCCGCAGCGCGCTGGCCTGGCTGCTGTTCACCGATGCGTGGGTCCTGGTCTGGGCGTGCTGGTCGGCTTCCCGCTCACCGGTGGGCTGGAGGGACTTGCTGAGTTTCGGCGTGCTGGGCGCGTGCGCGGCCGTGCACGTGGCCTGCACCGCGGCCACCGAGGAACGCAGCTTCGGCCGGCAACCGCGCGGCCACGTCGACCAGACCAGCATCTGGATCTTCACCGGCGGCCTGACATTGCCGGTGCCTCTGCTGGTCGCGCTAGTCGCACTCGTCCGGTTCCAGCGCTACCGCATCGCCCGCAAGGCCCCGTACCGGTTCATCTTCAGCTCGGCGGGGATCCTCGCCAGCGCGCTCACGGTGCACGCGATCTCCGAGGCCACGCCGCTGCGGTCGTGGCTCACCGGGCAACGCGCCCTCCCGCACGCTGTGCTCGACATCGTCGTCCTCCTCGGCGGCGTCGCGGCGGCGGTGGCGTCGTACTTCCTCGTCCAAGCCGTGATCGTCGGGATGGCCAACGGGCTGACGGACTCGGCCGAGGCGCGGGCCCGCGCGCGACGGCCGTCGCCCAGCTCGGCGCCGCAGGTTCCCGCTCCGGTCTGGACTCTGGAGAATCTGTTCGGCGACCGCGCGAGCAACGTGTTCATCCTCGTGACGCTGGCCGTGGCTGTGGGCGCGTCCCTCGCGCACGCGGTGAGCCCGTTCTTCGTCATCGCGTTCGTCCCGGTGGCGGTGCGGTTCACGCGCACGGAGCAGAACCTCAAGTCCGCGCACTCCAAGGCGCACCACGACCCGCTCACCGGACTGCCCAACCGCGCCGGGTTCGACCCCGCGGCCGAGCTGGAACTGCTGGCCGGGGCGAGGTCCGGTCGGCCGACGGCCCTGCTGTTCCTGGACATCGATCACTTCAAGAGCTGGAACGAGGAGCTGGGGCATCTCGGCGGAGACCAGGTTTTGCAGACCGTGGCCCGCGTCATCGAAAGCCAGATACGCGCAGGCGACATGGCGGCACGGTGGGGCGGGGAGGAATTCGCCATCCTGCTGCCTGCCGCCGGCCGGGCCGAGGCGCAGACGGTCGCGGAACGCATCCGGTGCGCCTTCGCGACGCTGCGGCTGGTCGTGACGAAACCAGCGGGCGGCGAGGAAGTGCTGATCAACCCCGAGAAACTCGACGGCCACGGACTCACCTGCTCCATCGGGATCGCCCTTTCGCCCGAGCACGGCATCGGGCTCAAAGCACTGGAGGACGTCGCCAGCCAGACGATGCGAGCTGCCAAACAGCGCGGTCGCAACCGGGTGGAGATCACGCCGGCCCCGTCGGGGCCAGCCCGGATTTCCGGCGAGGTGGCCGCGGGCTAG
- a CDS encoding MFS transporter: MRPRRGTLRGEFTALWVAEALSTAGDQLARVAVAVLVYERTGSAVWSGFAYAMTLLPGLVAGPVLGPLADRLPRRGLMVVCCLQQAVLVAGMAVPGVPLGVLVVAVAAVAAIAAPFKAAQSGVVLDILESPQANKAGNARLGIVRETGQLAGLAGGAAVVATVGTTLALSLDAASFVAAAIILGLGLRQRPAARDSARPHADAGGALRIVAANPPVRLLCGLVLLCSVTAVPDGVIAPLVEQADGPPWAVTLMLAADCLGFIVGARFASRAGERLQRDLIAVLAVLSLVPLALFAVRPGLVPMAVLLVLSGIGAAYLPLIRGEIAERVPRDRVGAVTGLVGSALRAGQGLAVVGAGVLAQYLRSAAMAVAVTGAAGACLSWWCAVRWIRTLQAERAIG, translated from the coding sequence GTGAGGCCACGGAGGGGGACGCTGCGCGGCGAGTTCACGGCGCTGTGGGTGGCCGAAGCGCTGTCGACCGCCGGCGATCAGCTCGCGCGGGTCGCGGTGGCCGTGCTCGTGTACGAGCGGACGGGTTCGGCCGTGTGGTCCGGTTTCGCATACGCGATGACGCTGCTGCCGGGCCTGGTCGCGGGTCCCGTGCTCGGGCCTCTGGCCGACCGTCTGCCGCGTCGGGGGCTGATGGTGGTGTGCTGCCTGCAGCAGGCGGTGCTGGTCGCGGGGATGGCGGTTCCAGGAGTTCCGCTCGGCGTGCTCGTGGTCGCGGTCGCCGCGGTCGCCGCGATCGCGGCGCCGTTCAAAGCCGCCCAGAGCGGGGTCGTCCTGGACATCCTCGAGAGCCCGCAGGCGAACAAGGCGGGCAACGCGCGCCTCGGGATCGTCCGAGAGACCGGGCAGCTCGCCGGCCTGGCGGGCGGTGCCGCGGTCGTCGCGACCGTGGGCACGACGCTCGCGCTGTCCCTGGACGCGGCGAGTTTCGTCGCGGCCGCGATCATCCTGGGGCTCGGGTTGCGGCAGCGGCCCGCAGCGCGTGATTCGGCGAGGCCGCACGCGGACGCCGGCGGGGCTCTGAGGATCGTCGCCGCGAACCCTCCGGTCCGCCTGTTGTGCGGGCTGGTCTTGCTGTGCAGTGTCACCGCCGTTCCGGACGGCGTGATCGCCCCGCTGGTCGAGCAGGCCGACGGGCCGCCGTGGGCAGTCACGCTGATGCTGGCCGCTGACTGCCTGGGGTTCATCGTCGGGGCACGATTTGCCTCCCGGGCCGGCGAACGGCTCCAGCGGGACCTCATCGCGGTCCTCGCGGTCCTGTCGCTGGTGCCGCTCGCCTTGTTCGCCGTCCGGCCGGGCCTCGTCCCGATGGCGGTATTGCTGGTCCTCTCCGGGATCGGCGCGGCCTACCTGCCGTTGATCAGGGGCGAGATCGCCGAGCGAGTCCCCCGGGACCGGGTCGGGGCGGTGACCGGCCTGGTCGGATCCGCGCTCCGGGCCGGGCAGGGCCTGGCCGTGGTCGGCGCGGGAGTGCTCGCGCAGTACCTCAGGTCGGCCGCGATGGCGGTCGCGGTGACCGGCGCGGCCGGAGCGTGCCTGTCCTGGTGGTGCGCGGTGCGGTGGATCAGGACGCTCCAAGCCGAACGGGCCATCGGATGA
- a CDS encoding alpha-L-fucosidase codes for MTGDPAEPRAANGTAAEPYEPTRESLARHPLPEWWDDGKFGIFVHWGAYSVPAFGSALLPGTDRIRSRLPKALGDYCAAEWYARLQQIPGTSAWLHHLRRYGTAAPYDHFLEQFGAEKFDPEDWVGLFDEAGARYFVLTAKHHDGLALWPTATTGRNTAELGPRRDLVGELVDAARKHGGVKPGLYYSVPEWFNPAPYRGGRSTWGESRIVNRLMFPQRPPRNAYTRRRVPYTGQGMVYDYAGSIVRPQLRELVDRYRPSMIWCDIGGDEDYFRGNETIAYYYNRAAAANPDGVLVNDRFGDGRTHRDYATVEQGAGMNQQPTGERSEVCRTMAESWGYDVRETGDSLRSTGELVHLLVDSVAANANLLLNIGPRADGTIPEPMRERLRGVGAWLKLNGEAIYGTRPWTQPTRGNLRCTVSKTTGVLYLTALSWPGRELVADFGVPASERTRITLLGSDGQPLAWRRDGRRLVITTPAADPARATSSQHAYVFRVGNQ; via the coding sequence ATGACAGGTGACCCAGCGGAACCGCGCGCAGCCAACGGCACCGCGGCCGAGCCGTACGAGCCGACGCGGGAGTCGCTTGCTCGCCATCCGCTGCCCGAGTGGTGGGACGACGGCAAGTTCGGCATTTTCGTGCATTGGGGCGCTTATTCCGTGCCCGCCTTCGGTTCCGCGTTGCTGCCGGGCACGGACCGGATTCGCTCCCGGCTGCCGAAGGCCTTGGGCGATTACTGCGCGGCCGAATGGTACGCGCGACTGCAGCAGATCCCGGGCACTTCGGCCTGGCTGCATCACCTGCGCCGCTACGGCACGGCCGCGCCCTACGACCATTTCCTCGAGCAATTCGGCGCGGAAAAGTTCGACCCCGAAGACTGGGTCGGCCTGTTCGACGAGGCCGGCGCACGCTATTTCGTCCTGACCGCCAAACACCACGACGGGCTCGCCCTGTGGCCGACTGCCACCACGGGCCGCAACACTGCCGAGCTGGGGCCGCGACGCGATCTGGTCGGCGAACTGGTCGACGCGGCCCGCAAGCACGGCGGCGTCAAACCCGGGCTGTACTACTCCGTGCCCGAGTGGTTCAACCCCGCGCCCTACCGAGGCGGCCGCTCGACCTGGGGAGAAAGCAGAATCGTCAACCGGCTGATGTTCCCCCAGCGGCCGCCGCGCAACGCCTACACGCGCCGGCGCGTCCCGTATACCGGCCAGGGAATGGTCTACGACTACGCCGGGAGCATCGTCCGTCCCCAGTTGCGCGAACTCGTCGACCGGTACCGGCCGTCGATGATCTGGTGCGACATCGGCGGCGACGAGGATTACTTCCGCGGCAACGAAACCATCGCGTACTACTACAACCGGGCAGCTGCCGCGAATCCGGACGGCGTCCTCGTCAACGACCGCTTCGGAGACGGCCGCACCCACCGCGACTACGCCACCGTCGAGCAGGGCGCCGGCATGAACCAGCAGCCCACCGGCGAACGCTCCGAAGTGTGCCGCACGATGGCGGAGTCCTGGGGCTACGACGTCCGCGAAACCGGCGACTCCCTGCGCAGCACCGGCGAACTGGTGCACCTGCTCGTCGATTCCGTCGCGGCCAACGCGAACCTGCTGCTCAACATCGGCCCGCGCGCGGACGGCACGATCCCCGAGCCGATGCGCGAGCGGCTGCGCGGCGTCGGCGCGTGGCTGAAACTCAACGGCGAGGCGATCTACGGCACGCGACCGTGGACCCAGCCGACCAGAGGGAACCTTCGATGCACGGTCAGCAAGACCACCGGCGTGCTCTACCTGACCGCGCTGTCCTGGCCTGGCCGCGAACTCGTCGCCGACTTCGGAGTCCCGGCCAGCGAGCGGACGCGGATCACGCTGCTCGGCTCCGACGGGCAGCCGCTGGCCTGGCGCCGCGACGGCCGCCGCCTCGTCATCACCACTCCAGCGGCCGACCCGGCCCGGGCCACCAGCAGCCAGCACGCCTACGTCTTCCGCGTCGGCAACCAATGA